The Papaver somniferum cultivar HN1 chromosome 6, ASM357369v1, whole genome shotgun sequence genome segment tggaatttttgtttcctttaaaATCAGATTGAAATTTCTGTCTATATGCTACAGGTTTCTCAAGTCTGCTGTTGGTTTTGTTACTCAGTGTGGATGTTAGCCCTTTAGCTTCTTTTTACAGTAGGGTCTTATAAGAATGGTTTTCTTATGGTACTTTGACATTTTGAGGGGATCACTTTGTATTTTGTTTTCTTAAGCATGTTTCAACTTAGTCATCAAAATGATTTATTCTACTGTGGTGTATGTGTTAGCTGTTGATATGGGTGGACACTTTTAAATTAGAAAAGCCAAGAGTCTTTGTAAACCTTACATCCTGTGTTAATTATGTTGTTGCCACTAATAGATGAGATTTCTGTAATGTTTATAGGAATCAATGGTATGAACTTTAACTAGTTCTCCATAAGTTATTCGCAATGTCCTTCTCAAAACAACCCTAGAAGTTCAATTTATTTGTCTGTATCTTTTTTAgttgctgatgttggttttgTTTTACTTGTTTGCAGTCGGCCTATGGAAGAGGATACTAATGTAAGTTACCCTTTTAATTCtctgtggatttttatatttttaatttctttgttCTTGATGGTTTTATGTATTGTTTATGTTATGCTctacttcctttttttttttttggattttgtcTAGCTGCTGTTACATGATCTTTGTTAAAATCTGGATGCATGTATTTTAATGGTTAGAAAattgttctggtggtggtgactGGGTATGTGACATTCTGTGAACCGGTAAACTAGGTTCTGATTTTGTTACCATGGTTGCCAAGTTTAGTAGTCTATTGCAGATTGAATCCCTAATGGATATGGTTCCTATGTCTTTGTGCTATTATTAAGGATGAATCAGTGTCTATTTTTCTGGGTTGATGGCACTAGAAAGAAGCAATGCCAAACGAAACTAAACTTTAGATTCACTGATTACACCTGAAGTAGGTTGGATCATATGAAAAATTGTGCAATGAAGTCTTAATGAGGGAATTGGGAGGACTTGGTAAACGGGTACATATATGTGGAGCATCCGAAGTTTCATTTTTAGAGATATTAATCACTGAAGTTAAATCTGACGAAAAATCATTTCCCCCCCTGTGCATGCCCAAATGCTTATATATAGCAGAATTAGGTCATAATGATGTTTTTCTTTTACCGTGTATCAACTTGGCATCTTCTATGAGCTTACTGTTTATGATTGTGCATCTACCTATATGAGAATGTGTCTGTTTCCCGAGTAGTTCAACTTTTTTATGTATTAGACTAGTAGATTTAATTTAACTTTCTTAATCAGTTGATTAATCTTCATATCATGCTGCCTTTTGGTATTCTGCTTAGTGTTTTGCTTTGTGAAACCATTTTATGCACTCATGCAATTGTTTGCTGCTTATTGTTTTTCTCTACATGGTCAATCAGTTCATCATGAAAGATCAACAATTCATCTCTTACCACTAACCAATCTTTGTTGGCAGGGTGGCAAGACTGAGGAAGAGGAATTCAACACAGGACCCCTTTCTGTTCTGATGATGAGTGTGAAAAATAACACTCAGGTAAAATTTGTCTTGGCAGATCTGGTTGAACATAACTTATTGTAAAACTTACAAATTTAGTTGAAAGATTCTGGGTATAAATTGCACTTCAAAGAGTATTCTCTGATGTTTTCTTCCATTTATATGCAACGCAAGATTATTCCGTGTTATATCCCTCAGCACTTTCCTTCGTTACATATAGTACATCCCAACTTTGTCAAATATTAAATGTTAACATACCTCTCTCTCCCAGGCTTTGGCCGATTAATCTAATGTCAACCTGATGCATACAGTTTATGTCCTGTTCATTGGTATTTAATTTAGCCAAGTCTAAGGAGTTTCTTTCTTATTAATCTATTTCTAGTTTCGTAAAcattgcttttatttattttcttttcttttacatgTTGGTCACATTTCTAACCATGCCGTTCCTCAGGTACTTATAAATTGCCGCAACAACCGAAAGCTTCTCGGACGCGTCAGAGCCTTCGATCGTCATTGCAACATGGTTCTTGAAAATGTCCGCGGGATGTGGACCGAGGTCTGTATTGTCTTTGACAAAAGTTCCTATTTCCATTCTGTAGCCTAATGCCTCTACTAAATGCCTTCATTGTTGCATACAGGTACCCAAAACAGGGAAAGGCAAGAAGAAAGCGCTTCCAGTGAACAAGGATAGGTTCATCAGCAAGATGTTCCTTAGAGGAGACTCTGTTATTATTGTTCTAAGGAACCCCAAGTAATGGTGCTGCTTAATAATTACTACTATTCAAGAGAAGTTGCTGCCTATAATTACTATTCAGTAGAAGTACTTGGCTATGGAGAGAAAAGAACAACTATGTAGGCGTATAAGTTGCTTTTCATTCACTTAGTTTTGAACCTAACCGAGGAAATACGGGATTTTAAGCACCTTAATTTGGGAGAAAATTTTGCTCTCGCACTGCGAGAGCAAACCTTGAACTAGCAGTTGCAAAACCGTCGGACCCACAAGATCTGACATCAGCAAACTTTTGTTTAACCCAGGTTATATCTTCCCCATTGTTTACCTTATTTAGCGTATTAGGTTGTCTTTTTCCTAAAGCCATGTCTTTAAGCAACCACTTGAGCTAGAATCGGTGCAGATAGATTTTCTCACAATTATGAAAAGTATTTTCAACTCTTGGCTTGAAAACATCATCAATCAAGGAAGATCATAAACTGTATGTTTATACATGGACGATGATAAAGCACGTAGAGTCCAATATTCAATACTCTGGCAATTGGAAAAGACTTGTTCTGCTGAATATCGATATGTAAATATCTTTTTCATTGGATCAGCATATATGCATGCGACCATCATGCAATATTGTTAACTTGAAAGTTCAGTGATTACACGTCTCTAGATCAATATCACAGTAAGATATCCTTTTAGCTGGATATCGATGTGATACActaaataatgaggatgatatAACTGGGGTTAAACCAAAGTTTGATGATTTCATATCTTGTGGATCCGACGGTTTAGGAATTGCTAGTTCAACGTATGCTCTGGCGGTGCGAGAGCTAAATTTTCCCCCTTAGATTGCTTTGTTTTAATTGCTTTGTAGTAAGACCCTGCACCCGGCCTCAAGAGGGTTTCAATTAACCACGAATAGTCCAACTACTAAGAAATCGTTTTCAAAGAAAATACATTTAAAAGTAAACGCTTAAACGCCTCTTTTCATGCACCAATCGAACTAGATTGCAATATACCATCTAATATAGtgcaaaaataaagataaattcaaaataatacatttttcctttttagaagaatcaaaaataaatttacaaaaattcaggaacctagcaacaagttgtgccTAACTCCTTTTTGGATAGCTATACCTGCTCCATGAAAAAGAAAATTGACTATCTTAGAATTAGCATCAAAACTAAATAAGCAATTTCCAAACGGTtccagaaaaaagaaaacaagtcATCTCTTAATTCGCCTAATGTAGAAAAGGCTAAAACACCAAAACTATAATCATGAAATGTGCATGTGTCCAAGTAT includes the following:
- the LOC113288789 gene encoding small nuclear ribonucleoprotein Sm D2-like, with protein sequence MSRPMEEDTNGGKTEEEEFNTGPLSVLMMSVKNNTQVLINCRNNRKLLGRVRAFDRHCNMVLENVRGMWTEVPKTGKGKKKALPVNKDRFISKMFLRGDSVIIVLRNPK